A region of the Nocardia nova SH22a genome:
GCATTACGCGAGGTTCCGATTCGAACCTTCGATATCGATACCCCGGTCGCGACGACCCGGGGCGCCCGGCTGGCCGAGCCGCCGCTGCTGGTGCCGGTGCTGCGGGCCGGGCTCGGCATGGTCGACGCCGCCAGCGCGCTGATCCCGGAATCCCGGGTCGGTTTCGTCGGGATGGCGCGCGACGAGCACACCCACCGGCCGGTGCCCTACATGGAATCGCTGCCCGCCGACCTGTCCGGGCTGCCGGTATTCGTCCTCGATCCGATGCTGGCCACCGGCGGATCCATGTGTCACACACTGCGATTGCTGGTCGACCGCGGCGCCACCGACATCACCGCGGTCTGCGTCGTGGCCGCCCCGGAGGGGATCGCCGCACTGGAGAATTCCGGTTTCCCGGTGCGGCTGGTGACCGCGGCCGTCGACGACCGGCTCAACGACGACGCCTTCATCGTGCCCGGCCTGGGCGATGCGGGAGACCGTCAGTTCGGCCCGCGACTCGACTGACTCACAATCCTTCGCAGAAGTCGCGCAGCTCCGAAAGACGTTGCGCGGCAATCTCTTTCGCCTCGTCCAGCCGCTCACGCGCGGGGACCGGCTGCACGACCTCCAGATAGCATTTGAGCTTGGGCTCGGTACCGGAGGGGCGGATCACGAGCCGCTGCCCGTCGCCGGTGAAGATCAGCGCGTCGGTGCGCATCCGGCCGCGGGCGGTCGACAGATCGGTGCACGCCACGGGTACCCCGGCGATCCGGTCCGGTGGGGTATCACGCAGGCGGGCAACGACTTCGGCCGCGGCCGCGGTATCGGCCAGCCGCAGCGACACCTGATCACCGGCGTGCAGGCCGAATTCGAGCGCGTATCCGTCGAGGGTCTCCAGCAGCCCGCTGCCCGCCGCCGCCAGGCGCGCGGTGAGATCCGCGGCGGCCACCGCCGCGGTGATGCCGTCCTTGTCGCGCACCGCGGCCGGATCCACGCAGTGGCCGATGGCCTCCTCGTAGGCGTAGACCAGTCCCTCCCCGGCGCGGGCGAGCCATTTGAAACCGGTGAGCGTTTCGGCGTACCGGGCGCCCCGGGCGGGCGCCAGCGCGCCGAGCAGTCGCGAGGACACCACGGTGGTGGCGACCAGGGCGTCCGGCTTCGCCTGCCGCAGCACGTAATCGGCCAGCAGGACGCCGGTTTCGTCACCACGCAGCATCCGCCAGCCCTGCGGCCCGCGCACGCCGAGGGCGCACCGATCGGCGTCGGGATCGAGGGCGACGGCGAGATCGGCGTCGATCTCCGCCGCGAGTTTCAGCAGCAGGTCGGCCGCGTCGGGCTCCTCCGGATTGGGGAAGGGGACGGTCGGGAAATCCGGATCCGGATCGAATTGCTCGCCCACCACGCGCACATCGGGGAAGCCCGCCGCCGCCAGTGCCGCCACCGCCGTCTCGCCGCCGACGCCGTGCATGGGGGTCAGTGCGATCCGGATCCGCCTGCGCCGGGCGATGATTCGCTCGTCGGCAGGACCGCCGACGAGGTCCGGAATCGCGGCCGCGCGGGTCAGATAGCGGTGCAGGAGTTCCTCGCCGAGTTCGGCGGGCCCGGCGTCGGCGGGCAGGGACAGCAGCGCGGGGGCCGGGGCGACGGGCGCGAGGCGCGGGATCGGTTCGGCGACCGCGTCGATACAGCGCTCGATCTCCTGATCGGCGGGCGGAATCAGCTGGGAGCCACCGTCGAGGTACAACTTGTACCCGTTGTCGGCCGCCGGATTGTGCGAGGCGGTGATCTGCACCCCGGCCACCGCGCCGAGTTCGCGTACCGCGAAGGCGAGTACCGGCGTGGGCAGCGGCCGCGGCAGGGCCAGGACCGAGAATCCGGCGGCCGCGAAGACTTCCGCGGTGATCGCGGCGAATTCCGCCGAACCGTGCCGGGCGTCGCGGCCCACCAGCACCAGGCCGCCGCCGAGGCAGCGGCCCCGAAGCCATTCGGCCACACCGGCACTCGCCCGCGCCACGGTGCCGGGATTCATGCCGTCGGGGCCGTCGACCATGGGGCCGCGCAGGCCCGCTGTCCCGAATCGCAACATGGCGGCCTACATCCGCTCCAGGACGCCACGCAGCAGTTTGCCCAATCTCGGTGCGGCGGCCTGTCCTTCGGCCAGCACCTCCTGATGGGACAGCGGCGCGCCGGTCACTCCCGCGGCGAGATTGGTGACCAGGGAGATCCCCAGCAGACGCAGCCCGAGCGACCGTGCCGCGATCGCCTCCAGCACGGTCGACATGCCCACCAGATCCGCGCCCATACCGCGCAGCATGCGGATCTCGGCCGGGGTCTCGTACTGCGGACCGTGCAGTCCGGCGTACACGCCCTCGGTCAGCGAGGGGTCGACTTCGGTTGCCAGCGCGCGCAATCCGGGATCCCAGGCATCGACCAGATCGACGAAGTCGGCTCCTGTCAGCGGGGTACGTCCGGTCAGATTGAGATGGTCGGCGATCAGGACCGGATCGCCGACGCGCATACCGTCACGGATCCCGCCCGCGGCGTTGGTGAGCA
Encoded here:
- the upp gene encoding uracil phosphoribosyltransferase, with protein sequence MRTHTVDHPLVATLLTTMRDARTSNAGFRAALADLTGFLVYEALREVPIRTFDIDTPVATTRGARLAEPPLLVPVLRAGLGMVDAASALIPESRVGFVGMARDEHTHRPVPYMESLPADLSGLPVFVLDPMLATGGSMCHTLRLLVDRGATDITAVCVVAAPEGIAALENSGFPVRLVTAAVDDRLNDDAFIVPGLGDAGDRQFGPRLD
- a CDS encoding phospho-sugar mutase translates to MLRFGTAGLRGPMVDGPDGMNPGTVARASAGVAEWLRGRCLGGGLVLVGRDARHGSAEFAAITAEVFAAAGFSVLALPRPLPTPVLAFAVRELGAVAGVQITASHNPAADNGYKLYLDGGSQLIPPADQEIERCIDAVAEPIPRLAPVAPAPALLSLPADAGPAELGEELLHRYLTRAAAIPDLVGGPADERIIARRRRIRIALTPMHGVGGETAVAALAAAGFPDVRVVGEQFDPDPDFPTVPFPNPEEPDAADLLLKLAAEIDADLAVALDPDADRCALGVRGPQGWRMLRGDETGVLLADYVLRQAKPDALVATTVVSSRLLGALAPARGARYAETLTGFKWLARAGEGLVYAYEEAIGHCVDPAAVRDKDGITAAVAAADLTARLAAAGSGLLETLDGYALEFGLHAGDQVSLRLADTAAAAEVVARLRDTPPDRIAGVPVACTDLSTARGRMRTDALIFTGDGQRLVIRPSGTEPKLKCYLEVVQPVPARERLDEAKEIAAQRLSELRDFCEGL
- a CDS encoding purine-nucleoside phosphorylase → MLAEQAAEAIATRTEVPQHRVAVILGSGWQSAAAEIATPRASIPMGEIPGFEPPTAQGHQGIVHSVTVGETPVLLMMGRQHLYEGYEPQRVVHAVHTAAAAGAETVVLTNAAGGIRDGMRVGDPVLIADHLNLTGRTPLTGADFVDLVDAWDPGLRALATEVDPSLTEGVYAGLHGPQYETPAEIRMLRGMGADLVGMSTVLEAIAARSLGLRLLGISLVTNLAAGVTGAPLSHQEVLAEGQAAAPRLGKLLRGVLERM